A part of Solenopsis invicta isolate M01_SB chromosome 2, UNIL_Sinv_3.0, whole genome shotgun sequence genomic DNA contains:
- the LOC105195017 gene encoding uncharacterized protein LOC105195017, translating into MIGAMPAVAVRHERRRQEKRLKRPSQLYLGGQWLPPLQGSPPTPSPHGHNLEPLPELYLCGKISGLHAVVVCLLLGAVVLVVGLVQLVPGATTTNHRLALLVAGAILLLLGFILAGVRCYVLHCIPLPVESPVATPIPPATSEQAPAVPKGTLDLLVGHQSQPETDALMQHREHHHHHYQPHSYHHHNNHKKKRSSQGSHSEEA; encoded by the exons ATGATTGGTGCTATGCCAGCGGTGGCTGTCCGTCACGAGCGTAGGAGACAAGAAAAAAGGCTGAAGCGGCCAAGTCAGCTTTATTTAGGAGGACAGTGGTTACCACCCCTTCAGGGTTCGCCGCCCACCCCTAGTCCGCACGGGCACAATCTCGAACCCTTGCCCGAGCTCTACTTATGTGGCAAG ATATCCGGGCTGCACGCCGTGGTGGTGTGCCTGTTGTTGGGCGCGGTGGTGCTCGTGGTCGGTCTCGTCCAACTTGTCCCGGGTGCAACGACCACCAACCACAGGTTGGCGTTACTTGTGGCAGGCGCTATCCTACTTTTACTGG GCTTTATCTTGGCGGGCGTGAGATGTTACGTGTTACATTGCATCCCGCTTCCGGTCGAGTCGCCAGTCGCGACGCCAATTCCACCAGCGACGAGTGAACAGGCGCCTGCCGTACCTAAAGGCACCCTGGACCTTCTGGTAGGTCATCAAAGCCAGCCGGAGACAGACGCTCTGATGCAGCATCGGgagcaccaccaccaccattaCCAACCTCACAGCTACCATCATCACAACAATCACAAGAAGAAACGTAGTTCTCAGGGCTCGCATTCCGAAGAGGCCTAA
- the LOC105192935 gene encoding uncharacterized protein LOC105192935: MITALPVPSVKVFHKTYYQEKNSRIGNSQPGSPLAESEAVLAMLDKEPPEYYFCGKVNSLYVVVGSLLLGAVVLVVGLVQLAPGAEAARNSAALIAAGSSLLVIGVFLAPLRAVCIRKQNAQKEGTHQRSVTSIDMLLAQHRDFTVLTPDELEDLVGRPASNNLESKPHRQGHNT, encoded by the exons ATGATCACCGCGCTACCGGTACCTTCGGTGAAGGTCTTTCACAAGACTTATTACCAGGAGAAGAACTCGCGGATAGGAAACAGCCAGCCGGGTAGCCCACTGGCGGAGAGCGAGGCGGTGCTGGCGATGTTGGACAAGGAGCCGCCGGAATATTATTTCTGTGGGAAG GTAAATTCGCTGTACGTCGTCGTCGGTTCGCTACTGTTGGGAGCGGTGGTGCTGGTCGTCGGTCTGGTGCAACTTGCGCCGGGCGCGGAAGCCGCGCGGAACTCGGCGGCTCTGATCGCCGCCGGAAGCAGTCTCCTCGTCATAGGGGTGTTTCTCGCGCCCCTGCGAGCCGTCTGCATCAGGAAACAGAACGCCCAAAAGGAAGGCACCCATCAGCGTAGCGTCACCAGTATAGACATGTTGCTTGCCCAGCACAG AGATTTCACGGTCCTGACGCCCGACGAGCTCGAGGACCTCGTGGGTCGGCCGGCGTCGAACAATCTGGAGAGCAAGCCGCACAGGCAGGGCCACAACACCTAG
- the LOC105192927 gene encoding putative E3 ubiquitin-protein ligase UBR7, with product MSDKLVESVEDDSSVTMLDVLQVESQLEEDAYAVLGASDDQNCTYNKGYMRQALYACKTCCSDKIRAAVCLACSFHCHEGHELVELYTKRHFRCDCGNTKFNGKQCNLEKMKSATNTENKYNQNFDGVYCTCARPYPDPEGDEDDMLQCIICEDWYHLKHLECDNSAPVDNSYDEMICAGCMRKYNFLWKYATKYAVLKKADAKSDVSEKNEEIDVSELPKGCQMPKLGCVDPKGSCFWIEGWRTALCTCEECKSLYNAKDIAFLLDPKDSVQAYEEAGKMNKQESQYEKGMKALASMGHVQKLTAIEEYNNMKERLMQYLQKFAENKKVVREEDIKEFFSEMESRKRPKVTVPTYCR from the exons ATGTCCGACAAGTTGGTCGAGTCCGTGGAGGACGACAGCTCTGTCACGATGCTAGACGTTCTCCAGGTGGAAAGTCAGCTCGAAGAGGACGCGTACGCCGTTCTAGGTGCATCCGACGACCAAAATTGTACTTACAACAAG GGATACATGAGGCAAGCCTTGTACGCGTGCAAAACGTGCTGCTCAGATAAAATCCGAGCTGCCGTTTGTTTGGCGTGCAGTTTTCATTGTCACGAGGGTCATGAACTTGTGGAGCTGTATACAAAGCGACACTTTAGGTGCGACTGTGGAAATACCAAGTTTAATGGCAAACAATGTAATCTGGAGAAG atgAAATCTGCAACCAATACTGAGAATAAATACAATCAGAATTTTGATGGTGTTTATTGTACCTGCGCGAGACCATATCCTGATCCAGAAGGTGATGAGGATGACATGCTGCAGTGTATAATATGCGAGGATTGGTATCACTTGAAA CATCTAGAATGTGACAACAGCGCACCAGTAGATAACTCGTACGATGAGATGATCTGTGCAGGCTGTATGAGGAAATACAACTTTCTGTGGAAATATGCAACAAAATATGCAG TTCTAAAGAAAGCGGATGCAAAATCAGATGTATCTGAGAAAAATGAAGAGATAGACGTCAGTGAGTTGCCGAAAGGATGTCAAATGCCAAAACTTGGCTGTGTGGATCCTAAGGGGAGCTGTTTTTGGATAGAAGGTTGGAGAACTGCGTTGTGTACCTGCGAAGAATGCAAATCT TTGTATAATGCAAAAGACATTGCATTTTTACTTGATCCAAAAGACAGTGTACAAGCATATGAGGAAGCAGGCAAAATGAATAAACAGGAATCTCAATATGAAAAAGGCATGAAGGCTCTTGCTAGCATGGGACACGTACAAAAGTTGACAGCGATTGAAG AATACAATAATATGAAAGAACGACTTATGCAGTATCTACAGAAGTTTGCTGAAAACAAAAAGGTCGTACGCGAAGAAGATATTAAGGAGTTCTTTTCAGAAATGGAATCCAGAAAACGTCCTAAAGTGACAGTGCCAACATATTGTCGTTGA
- the LOC105195030 gene encoding uncharacterized protein LOC105195030, producing the protein MNITMPDKRLQAYRKYQRITKTLLIISGCWYMPTKSDKSTRYWPVCVFLLMIMYTTMTFRTTYLFRHKLANMMKMVGMATSAVSAIVKVSSFMINRSSLINNHRTLNDFYEEELMQNEEIRTIIFSLLRATYTLTYTYVIIMIGLITAYLVPPYIFIIRNLSHFHSTTNYTLPLSRGYGYFWTVPDNFWYHLHLIVETIFGSLSCITACGVESVFSLFAYQLASTARGMIYRLTNPLPNKKFSDLLKTCIEKHQKLLQCRDILEKVYAPISFWHIISNAIVLCSLIYDITTSDDFRNGIYFGEWPKSELDRHVRTNVILMMMQKPMTMYAIFSPVEIVMFTNFVNATMSYFFLLQSVGDKSG; encoded by the exons ATGAATATCACCATGCCTGATAAACGATTACAAGCGTATCGCAAGTACCAACGCATAACTAAGACTCTACTTATTATCAGTGGTTGTTGGTACATGCCTACAAAATCCGACAAGTCCACGCGCTACTGGCCAGTGTGTGTGTTTTTGTTAATGATCATGTACACGACAATGACCTTTCGTACGACCTATCTCTTTAGACATAAATTGGCAAATATGATGAAAATGGTAGGCATGGCTACGTCTGCAGTTAGCGCTATTGTTAAG gtgTCAAGCTTCATGATAAATCGCAGCTCTCTGATAAATAATCACCGGACGCTAAATGATTTTTATGAGGAAGAGCTTATGCAAAACGAAGAAATCCGGACGATAATATTTTCGCTCCTGCGTGCAACGTACACTCTAACGTATACATATGTCATTATTATGATAGGATTGATCACAGCATATCTTGTGCCTCCGTATATATTCATAATTCGCAATCTTTCCCACTTCCATTCAACTACGAATTACACCCTGCCGCTCAGCAGAGGGTACGGATACTTCTGGACCGTTCCCGATAATTTTTGGTATCATCTCCATTTGATCGTCGAAACGATTTTCGGATCGCTCAGTTGCATTACGGCGTGCGGCGTCGAGAGCGTTTTTAGTTTATTTGCCTATCAGTTGGCCTCGACTGCGCGCGGCATGATTTACAGGCTCACGAATCCTTTGCCCAACAAGAAATTTTCGGATCTGTTGAAAACGTGCATTGAAAAACATCAAAAGTTGCTGCAATGTCGCGACATACTGGAAAAAGTCTACGCACCCATCAGCTTTTGGCATATTATCTCCAATGCTATAGTTCTTTGCTCGCTGATATACGATATTACAACA aGCGATGATTTTCGTAATGGAATATATTTTGGCGAATGGCCTAAATCTGAACTCGATCGACATGTCAGaacaaatgttattttgatgaTGATGCAAAAACCGATGACTATGTACGCAATTTTCTCTCCCGTCGAGATAGTCATGTTCACAAAT TTTGTAAACGCTACAATGTCCTACTTCTTCCTGTTACAATCTGTTGGTGATAAAAGCGGATAA
- the LOC113003964 gene encoding odorant receptor 9a-like, with amino-acid sequence MSITMLDKRLQEYRKYQQITKILLIVSGCWYMSKKSGKSTRYWPVCAFLLMIMYLTMSFRAVYIFRHKFTIVMKMVGVVMSSVSATIKVSIFMINRNSLINNHRTLNDFYEEELVQNEKIRSIIFSSLRTTYTIGYTYVILLIGLVMAYIVPPYIFIIRNISHFNSITNYTLPISRGYGYFWTVPDNFLYHLHLIVETIIATVSCITACAVENVFGFFAYQLASTMRGMTYRLTNPLPNEQFSDLLKTCIEKHQKLLRCRDILEKVYGPIIFWHIITNAMLFCSLIYDITTQFEFTVVSTLTFLIWSLIKLLQMFIYAWNGTVITNASDDFRNGIYFGEWPKSDLDRHVRTNVMLTMMQKPMTIYAIFSRVEIVLFTNFVNTTMSYFFLLQSIGDKSE; translated from the exons ATGAGTATCACCATGCTTGATAAACGATTACAAGAGTATCGCAAGTACCAACAAATAACTAAGATTCTACTCATCGTCAGTGGTTGTTGGTATATGTCCAAAAAATCCGGCAAATCCACGCGCTACTGGCCAGTGTGTGCGTTTTTGTTAATGATAATGTACCTAACAATGTCCTTTCGTGCGGTCTATATTTTTAGACACAAATTTACAATTGTGATGAAAATGGTAGGCGTGGTTATGTCTTCAGTTAGCGCTACTATCAAG gtgTCCATCTTCATGATAAATCGCAACTCTCTGATTAATAATCACCGGACGTTGAATGATTTTTATGAGGAGGAGCTTGTGCAAAACGAAAAAATCCGTTCGATAATATTTTCGTCCCTGCGTACAACTTATACCATAGGGTATACATATGTGATCCTTCTGATAGGATTGGTCATGGCATATATTGTACCTCCGTATATATTCATAATTCGCAATATTTCCCACTTCAATTCAATTACGAATTACACCCTGCCGATCAGCAGAGGGTACGGATACTTCTGGACCGTTCCcgataattttttgtatcatcTTCATTTAATCGTCGAAACGATTATCGCGACGGTCAGTTGCATTACGGCGTGCGCCGTCGAGAATGTTTTTGGTTTCTTTGCCTACCAATTGGCCTCGACGATGCGCGGTATGACTTACAGGCTCACGAATCCTCTGCCCAATGAGCAATTTTCGGATCTGTTGAAAACGTGCATTGAAAAGCATCAGAAGTTGCTGCGATGTCGCGACATACTGGAAAAAGTCTATGGACCCATCATCTTTTGGCATATTATCACCAATGCTATGCTTTTCTGCTCGTTGATATACGATATTACAACG cAATTTGAATTTACTGTTGTCAGCACACTTACGTTTCTGATATGGTCTTTAATAAAGCTGCTCCAAATGTTTATATACGCATGGAACGGCACTGTTATTACAAATGCG aGCGATGATTTTCGTAATGGAATATACTTTGGCGAGTGGCCTAAATCTGATCTCGACCGTCACGTCAGAACAAATGTTATGCTGACGATGATGCAAAAACCGATGACTATATATGCAATTTTCTCTCGCGTCGAGATAGTCTTGTTCACGAAT TTTGTAAACACTACAATGTCCTATTTCTTCTTGTTACAATCTATTGGTGATAAAAGcgaataa
- the LOC105195018 gene encoding odorant receptor 49a yields MPTKSGKSTRYWPVCVILLMIMFITLTLHTAYVFRHKLVNMMKMIGLTISAVSATIKVSSFLINRSSLINNHKTLNDFYEEELVQNEKIRTIIFSPLRATYTLAYTYVIIMIGLIVGIFLSPYIFIIRNLSHFHSATNYTLPLSRGYGYFWTVPDNILCHLHLILETAMVMLSCITTCGVECVFSLFAYQLASTARGMIYRLTNPLPNEKFSDLLKTCIKKHQKLLRCRNILEKVYGPILLWHIISNAMLLCSLIYDVTTEFKFTFFNILMSLTYSLIKLLQMFMYAWNGTVITNAGDNFRNGVYFGEWPKSDLDRHVRTNVILTMMQKPMTIYAIFSPVEIVMFTNFVNATISYFFLLQSIDDKSE; encoded by the exons ATGCCCACAAAATCTGGCAAGTCCACGCGCTACTGGCCAGTGTGTGTGATTTTGCTAATGATCATGTTCATAACACTGACCTTGCATACGGCCTATGTCTTTAGACATAAATTGGTAAATATGATGAAAATGATAGGCTTGACTATATCTGCAGTTAGCGCTACTATCAAG GTGTCAAGCTTCCTGATAAATCGCAGCTCTCTGATTAATAATCACAAGACGCTAAATGATTTTTATGAGGAGGAGCTTGTGCAAAACGAAAAAATCCGGACGATAATATTTTCGCCCCTGCGTGCAACGTACACCCTAGCGTATACATATGTCATCATTATGATAGGATTGATCGTGGGAATATTTCTGTCTCCGTATATATTCATAATTCGTAATCTCTCCCACTTCCATTCAGCTACAAATTACACCCTGCCGCTCAGCAGGGGATACGGTTACTTTTGGACCGTTCCGGATAATATTTTGTGTCATCTCCATTTGATCCTCGAAACGGCTATGGTGATGCTCAGTTGCATTACGACGTGCGGCGTCGAGTGCGTTTTTAGTTTGTTTGCCTATCAGTTGGCCTCGACCGCGCGCGGTATGATTTACAGGCTCACGAATCCTCTGCCTAATGAGAAATTTTCGGATCTGTTAAAAACGTGCATTAAAAAGCATCAGAAGTTGCTGCGATGCCGCAACATACTGGAAAAAGTCTATGGACCCATCCTCCTTTGGCATATTATCTCCAATGCTATGCTTCTTTGCTCGCTGATATACGATGTTACAACA gaatttaaatttacttttttcaacATACTTATGTCTCTGACATACTCTTTAATAAAGCTGCTTCAAATGTTTATGTACGCATGGAACGGCACTGTTATTACAAATGCG ggCGATAATTTTCGTAATGGAGTATACTTTGGCGAGTGGCCTAAATCTGATCTCGATCGTCACGTAAGAACAAATGTTATTCTTACGATGATGCAAAAACCAATGACTATATACGCAATTTTCTCTCCCGTCGAGATAGTCATGTTCACAAAT TTTGTAAACGCTACAATATCCTATTTCTTCCTGTTACAATCTATTGATGATAAAAGcgaataa